One segment of Hippopotamus amphibius kiboko isolate mHipAmp2 chromosome 4, mHipAmp2.hap2, whole genome shotgun sequence DNA contains the following:
- the CCDC177 gene encoding coiled-coil domain-containing protein 177, with amino-acid sequence MVDPAPEEEKAGVEPGGSGGDEAAASVPPDSQGAQQPAASSASASAEVPRKAEVPCAAEGGRREQSPLLHLDLFNFDCPEAEGSRYVLTSPRSLEACARCAVKPVELLPRALADLVREAPGRSMRVATGLYEAYEAERRAKLQQCRAERERIVREEKRRLFTPLGPAATAASAPSAGSSSSCSSASLPASPAPRAARKASSSPSPARPQPLPAGSRAGRKSHSLDSLSRRREGALSSESGASSSSYSGESLRELHWPPRASARNSCPAGSASSAPNPLGRPSALALVPLTGRSFSLGDLSHSPQTAQHVERIVRQVRAERGLRGVPERDRKIAALMLARHQEERLLLQQRAAAHGQWEQQRVSAEQRREREEREKQRALEQGRRAWAAQVEERRGRRGREEREEARRRQRQCERSEERRRELAARQGLLRRERVERAAREDRLRKLQQEQNLKQREEGLQEVRERAEQVRRERAQRAASAKQRQEGQLQQEKRELSRAERARHEALLQGRARQERQEREGLRSSLEASLGRAQENYEQLVEQRTRELRERARREELHGRRAKEAAERKEREHQAHLEALARAGERRLQHAAQAAEEAVQQKARRVGQSRMEKERAQRANKEKVERDEDCRRRELLQAIGRKLERSEQLSRERRSALESARSTARASFHVREKVRQETNTRSFDRMVREAQLHASLDRK; translated from the coding sequence ATGGTGGATCCCGCGCCCgaagaggagaaggcaggagTCGAGCCCGGAGGCTCAGGAGGGGACGAAGCCGCTGCGTCCGTGCCCCCTGACTCCCAGGGCGCCCAGCAGCCCGCGGCGTCTTCGGCCTCGGCCTCGGCGGAGGTGCCCCGCAAGGCCGAGGTCCCGTGCGCAGCAGAAGGCGGGCGGCGGGAGCAGTCCCCGCTGCTGCACCTCGACCTCTTCAACTTCGACTGTCCGGAGGCCGAGGGCAGCAGATACGTGCTGACCAGCCCCCGCTCACTAGAGGCCTGCGCCCGCTGCGCCGTGAAACCTGTGGAGCTGCTACCACGGGCCCTGGCGGACCTGGTGCGCGAGGCCCCCGGCCGCTCTATGCGAGTGGCCACCGGCCTGTACGAGGCTTACGAGGCGGAGCGGCGCGCCAAGCTGCAGCAGTGCCGGGCCGAGCGCGAGCGCATCGTGCGCGAGGAGAAGCGGCGCCTCTTCACGCCGTTGGGCCCCGCGGCCACCGCGGCCTCGGCCCCCAGCgccggcagcagcagcagctgcagcagcgccAGCCTCCCGGCCTCGCCCGCACCGCGCGCCGCGCGCAAGGCCTCCTCCAGCCCGTCCCCGGCCCGACCCCAACCTCTGCCCGCGGGGTCGCGGGCAGGTAGGAAAAGCCACTCACTAGACTCCCTGTCCCGCCGGCGGGAGGGCGCCCTCAGCTCCGAGTCAGGAGCGTCGTCGTCGTCCTACAGCGGAGAGAGCCTTCGGGAGCTGCACTGGCCGCCGCGGGCCTCGGCCAGGAACAGCTGCCCGGCGGGGTCGGCGTCCTCGGCTCCCAACCCTCTGGGCCGCCCATCCGCCCTGGCCCTGGTTCCACTCACCGGCCGCAGCTTCAGCCTCGGCGACCTGAGCCACTCGCCGCAGACGGCTCAGCACGTGGAGCGCATCGTGCGCCAAGTGCGCGCCGAGCGGGGTCTGCGCGGGGTGCCCGAGCGCGACCGGAAGATCGCGGCGCTGATGCTGGCACGGCACCAGGAGGAGCGCCTGTTGCTGCAGCAGCGCGCCGCGGCCCACGGCCAGTGGGAGCAGCAGCGCGTCAGCGCCGAGCAGCGGCGGGAGCGCGAGGAGCGCGAGAAGCAGCGCGCCCTGGAGCAGGGCCGCCGAGCCTGGGCCGCGCAGGTGGAGGAGCGGCGCGGCCGCCGGGGCCGAGAGGAGCGCGAAGAGGCGCGGCGGCGGCAGCGCCAGTGCGAGCGCAGCGAGGAGCGGCGGCGGGAGCTGGCCGCGCGCCAGGGACTGCTGCGGCGGGAGCGGGTGGAGCGCGCGGCCCGGGAGGATCGACTGCGCAAGCTGCAGCAGGAACAGAACCTGAAGCAGCGGGAGGAGGGCCTGCAGGAGGTGCGCGAGCGGGCCGAGCAGGTGCGCAGGGAGCGCGCTCAGCGCGCGGCCAGTGCCAAGCAGCGGCAGGAGGGCCAGTTGCAGCAGGAGAAGCGGGAGCTAAGCCGGGCTGAGCGGGCGCGCCACGAGGCGTTGCTGCAAGGCCGGGCCCGGCAGGAGCGCCAGGAGCGCGAGGGCCTGAGGAGCTCCCTGGAGGCCAGCTTGGGTCGCGCGCAGGAGAACTACGAGCAGTTGGTGGAGCAGCGCACGCGGGAGCTGCGCGAGCGGGCCCGGCGGGAGGAGCTGCACGGCCGGCGGGCCAAGGAGGCGGCCGAGCGCAAAGAGCGCGAGCATCAGGCGCACCTGGAGGCGCTGGCCCGGGCAGGCGAGCGGCGGCTGCAGCACGCGGCGCAGGCGGCCGAGGAGGCGGTGCAGCAGAAGGCGCGGCGCGTGGGCCAGAGCCGGATGGAGAAGGAGAGGGCCCAGCGCGCCAACAAGGAGAAGGTGGAGAGGGACGAAGACTGCCGCCGGCGGGAGCTGCTCCAAGCTATCGGTCGCAAGCTGGAGCGCAGCGAGCAGTTGTCTCGGGAGCGGCGCAGCGCGCTGGAGAGCGCCCGCTCCACAGCACGGGCCTCCTTCCACGTGCGGGAGAAGGTGCGCCAGGAAACCAATACGCGCTCCTTCGATCGCATGGTACGTGAGGCTCAGCTGCACGCCAGCCTGGACCGTAAATGA